In a single window of the Arachis hypogaea cultivar Tifrunner chromosome 6, arahy.Tifrunner.gnm2.J5K5, whole genome shotgun sequence genome:
- the LOC112696268 gene encoding uncharacterized protein, translating into MHVTSVIFFVAPVDRRSKPIYMDFYAFHYVKDIVDISLLKLIQDELGLNYFDGLDDVSYGIEDNEMHQNMKSSGVQMIQTNTSNGTTVKKRSITKKRGCVAEQYSKRLTEYDMKADRFYIRYEFARLLLKSGRSEQWKFTVKGSKITKTFAMHVLKSKRNNREYKIGPKWKDFVNMHKLRPGYLCVFRSVSNKNHLVQVSVVRN; encoded by the exons ATGCATGTCACAAGTGTCATATTTTTTGTGGCTCCTGTGGATAGGCGAAGTAAACCAATTTATATGGACTTTTATGCTTTTCACTATGTTAAAGATATTGTTGATATATCTTTACTAAAACTAATTCAAGATGAGTTGGGATTGAACTACTTTGATGGACTGGATGATGTTTCATATGGTATAGAAGATAATGAGATGCATCAAAATATGAAAAG TTCTGGTGTGCAAATGATTCAAACGAACACTTCCAATGGAACTACTGTCAAGAAGAggtcaataacaaaaaaaagagg ATGTGTTGCTGAACAGTATAGCAAGAGGTTAACGGAGTATGATATGAAGGCTGATCGTTTT TATATTCGCTATGAGTTTGCTAGATTATTGCTTAAGAGTGGTAGATCGGAACAATGGAAATTTACTGTTAAGGGCTCAAAGATTACTAAAACCTTTGCAATGCATGTCTTGAAAAGTAAGCGCAATAATCGAGAGTACAAAATTGGACCCAAATGGAAAGATTTTGTCAACATGCATAAACTTAGGCCTGGATATTTATGTGTATTTAGAAGTGTTTCGAACAAAAATCATTTGGTTCAGGTTTCTGTGGTTAGAAACTAA